CGCATTCACGACTGCTGGGAAGAGGCGGTGGGCGCCGAGGTGGCGGCTCACTGCGAGCCCGTGGCCCTGCGGGACGGGGTGCTGGAGGCGAAGGTGGACTCGAGCACCTGGTGCCAGATGCTGCGGATGCGGACCCCGGAGCTCCTGGACGCCCTGGCCGAGCGCCTCGGCGACGACGCCCCCACGGATCTGTGGCTCCGGATTGGCTGAGTGCGGTGTCGAATCGGCTGAAGCCGGGTCGGATGGCGGGACAAGGGGCGGGCAGGCCGGTACCCTCGGCGCCGATGAGCGACCCCTCCGAGGCCGAAGACACCCTGTTGCACTGCGATTTCTGCGGGTCCGAGACCTCTCGGGTCCGGCGGGTCGCCCTCGATGGCGACTACGACCGGCTCCAGAAGCCCCACCAGGTCCAGTACGCCTGCCCCGAGTGCTCCGAGCGGAAGGAGCGCGAACGGACCGCTTCGGCGGGCTAGCGCCCGGCGCACCGCCGCTTGACCCGACCAGGGCGTTTCCCTAGCATCCGCGCCTATTTCGGCCACCGGCCCGTCCGAGAATCCCCCGGCGCGTCGCCCGTGGTGAGGTGTTCTTCATGGTAAAGATCCGACTGACGCGCGCTGGCGCGAAGAAGCGTCCCTTCTACCGCATCGTCGCCATCGACGAACGCAAGGCGAGGGATGGCCGACCGCTCGAGTTCCTCGGGACCTACGACCCGAAGACGAAGCCCGAGCAGGTTTCGCTGCGATCCGAAGCGATCGACGCCTGGGTGGCGAAGGGTGCGCAGCTCTCGCCCACGGTGAAGTCGCTGATTCGTCGCGCGGGTCGCCACGCGGCTGGCGGAGCGGCCTGATGGCGAAGCCCGCCGAACTGGTCGAGTTCCTCGCGAAGGGCATCGTCGACAACGCCGACGACATCGCCGTGCGCGAGGAAGACGGCGGACGCCTGCTCGAGCTCGAGACGCATCCCGACGATCGCGGTCGCGTGATCGGTCGTCAGGGGCGGGTGGCGAAGGCCATGCGGGCACTGCTCGGAGTGTCGCGCAATGGGGCGGACTGCCGACTCGACATCGTCGACTGAGAAATCCGGACGCGTACTGGCACCGGCTCCGGACGGAGTGGTGCTCGGGCGCGTCGTCGGGGTGCACGGACTTCGCGGAGAACTGCGGGTGCGCCTCCTCGACGAACACGACCGAAACCTGCGGGTCGCACCTCGCGTGCGTCTCGCCGAACGACAGGGGGATCCGAAAGCAGTCGAAGCCCGCGTGCGGGCGGTCGGCAAGGGACGGCGCGGAGAAGCGCGGCTCTCGCTGGAAGGCCTCGACGATCGCGACACCGCAGAGTCGCACGTCGGTCGGGTCGTTCTGGGTGACGCGGAACATCTGGTTCCTCTCGAAACCGGCGAGTTCTACCAGTACGAACTGGTGGGCTGCCGGGTCGAAGACGGGAACGGAGCGACACTCGGGACGGTGCATGGGTTCTGGGAAACCGGGGCTCCCGACGTGATGCTGGTCCGAGACGACTCGGGCCACGAGGTGCTGATCCCGGCGGCCGAGTCCTGGCTCCGCGAAGTCGACGTCCTCGAGAAGCGCTTGCGCGTCGAGCTCCCAGACGGGCTCCTGAGCGCGGCCGAAGAGGATGCGACCGATGGCGACTGACACGGAAACCGAGGCACCGCGAGTGCGCATCGACGTACTCACGATCTTCCCCGGACTCTTCGAGCGCTTCCTGCGCGAGTCGATCCTGGGGGCCGCGGTGGCCGACGGCCGCATTGCCATCGAAGCCCACGACCTGCGCCACTGGACGACCGACCGGCACCAGGTGATCGACGACGCGCCCTACGGCGGCGGACCGGGCATGGTGATGAAGCCCGAGCCGCTGGTCGCTGCGATCGAGGAACTCGCCGGCCCGAAGGGGCCGGGACGCACCGCCCGGGTGGTGCTGATGACGCCCCAGGGCGTCCGCCTCGAGCAGCGGCACCTGGCCGAGTTGGCCGACCACGCGCACCTGGTTTTGGTGTGCGGTCGCTACGAGGGCATCGACCA
This genomic interval from Myxococcota bacterium contains the following:
- a CDS encoding DUF721 domain-containing protein; its protein translation is MGSLVPRVLRDLGLGESARAMRIHDCWEEAVGAEVAAHCEPVALRDGVLEAKVDSSTWCQMLRMRTPELLDALAERLGDDAPTDLWLRIG
- the rpsP gene encoding 30S ribosomal protein S16; translated protein: MVKIRLTRAGAKKRPFYRIVAIDERKARDGRPLEFLGTYDPKTKPEQVSLRSEAIDAWVAKGAQLSPTVKSLIRRAGRHAAGGAA
- a CDS encoding KH domain-containing protein gives rise to the protein MAKPAELVEFLAKGIVDNADDIAVREEDGGRLLELETHPDDRGRVIGRQGRVAKAMRALLGVSRNGADCRLDIVD
- the rimM gene encoding ribosome maturation factor RimM (Essential for efficient processing of 16S rRNA), whose translation is MGRTADSTSSTEKSGRVLAPAPDGVVLGRVVGVHGLRGELRVRLLDEHDRNLRVAPRVRLAERQGDPKAVEARVRAVGKGRRGEARLSLEGLDDRDTAESHVGRVVLGDAEHLVPLETGEFYQYELVGCRVEDGNGATLGTVHGFWETGAPDVMLVRDDSGHEVLIPAAESWLREVDVLEKRLRVELPDGLLSAAEEDATDGD
- the trmD gene encoding tRNA (guanosine(37)-N1)-methyltransferase TrmD, producing MATDTETEAPRVRIDVLTIFPGLFERFLRESILGAAVADGRIAIEAHDLRHWTTDRHQVIDDAPYGGGPGMVMKPEPLVAAIEELAGPKGPGRTARVVLMTPQGVRLEQRHLAELADHAHLVLVCGRYEGIDQRVIDLAVDIEISIGDYVLSGGEIPAMVLIEGVTRLLPGVLGNPDSAKTESFQEGLLEGPQYTRPANFRGHAVPEILLSGDHGAVARWREEQARAITRGRRPDLWEAVSGDPASGSPGEKP